One part of the Desulfonema ishimotonii genome encodes these proteins:
- the rpoB gene encoding DNA-directed RNA polymerase subunit beta, whose product MAGNPLAVRRMRKNFGKIRTIIDIPDLIGMQRDSYSRFLQLDIPWERREKREDIGLQAVFNSVFPIKDFTGSASLEFESYRLVEPKHDEEECIQRGMTYELRVYITVRLVVYDVDKETGTSNIRDIKEQEIYFGTIPTMTEKGTFIINGTERVVVSQLHRSSGVFFDHDKGKTHSSGKVIYSSRIIPVRGSWIDMEIDPKDIVYIRIDRRRKFPVTLLFKAFGYSTEDLLSYFYDTEKIVVRGEEFFKVFQGKFVKGQRASRDIVHPESEEIILKKGRMFTRRAIRQIVAAGIKMVPVGAEDVIDSTFAYPIFNPEDDTCIVKANDVVTEEVLAGFVEAGITEFDILYIDGVTSSDCIRKTLLQDKVENKQEALLEIYRRLRPGNPATTEVAQDFIDHLFFKSAYYDLSGVGRMKINLRLGVNTPVNVRTLRTEDILLTTRTLVVLRDTQGVVDDIDHLGNRRVRAVGELLENQYRIGLVRMERAIKERMSLQEVDALMPHDLVNPKPVSAVVKEFFGTSQLSQFMDQTNPLSETTHKRRLSALGPGGLTRERAGFEVRDVHPSHYGRICPIETPEGPNIGLIVSLSTYARVNDYGFIETPYRVVKDAAVSKDVRLLSAFEEKDHPIAQANAPISDEGEYLNPKVTSRVAGEFEMVDRERIEMMDISPNQLVSVSASLIPFLENDDANRALMGSNMQRQAVPLMQSRAPLVGTGIEGVVAKDSGVTVVARRDATILDVDASRVLLKYDFSDSPSDRLVVPVNLSKFVRSNQNTCFNQRPIVKKGQRVRAGDIIADGPATENGELALGKNVTVAFMPWGGYNFEDSILVSDRLVRDGVYTSVHIEEYEVVARDTKLGKEEITRDIPNVGDDALKDLDDSGIIRLGAEVRSGDILVGKVTPKGETQLSPEEKLLRAIFGEKAGDVKDTSLRVPPGVEGTVIDAKVFSRRGIDKDDRTRGIEDEDIATFEKDKDDELAHLETIVRDRIETLLTGRKCVAPLRKSKVVLIPRNTEITPDMIAAISPLSQFEGIVLEAEEITEQVHQVLDLYREQSDRCRETFEQRVSRFEKGDDLPPGVIKMVKVYVAMKRKLSVGDKMAGRHGNKGVVSRILPVEDMPYFRNGKPVDMVLNPLGVPSRMNVGQILEIHLGRAAKGLGDQIEQFIEEKRYADLREKLERIFSPAESQIGGNADFSETLGRIAEMDDAELIRYAGYYKEGVHMATPVFDGAKEVEIKALLAEAGLDTSAQTTLYDGRTGEAFREKITVGTMYMLKLHHLVDDKIHARSIGPYSLVTQQPLGGKAQFGGQRLGEMEVWAMEAYGAAHALQEFLTVKSDDMAGRTRMYEKIVKGQNVLEPGIPESFKVLTKELQALGLDVTLMKRKRREDTQD is encoded by the coding sequence ATGGCGGGAAACCCTTTGGCAGTCAGGCGCATGAGGAAGAATTTCGGTAAGATCCGGACGATTATCGATATCCCGGATCTGATCGGAATGCAGCGGGACTCTTACAGCCGCTTTTTACAGTTGGATATCCCCTGGGAACGCCGGGAAAAACGGGAAGATATCGGATTGCAAGCTGTGTTTAATTCGGTTTTCCCGATAAAAGACTTTACCGGAAGTGCGTCTCTCGAATTCGAGTCTTACAGGCTCGTCGAGCCCAAACACGACGAAGAAGAGTGTATTCAGCGGGGAATGACCTATGAACTCCGGGTCTACATCACCGTCAGACTGGTCGTGTATGATGTCGATAAGGAAACCGGAACCTCCAACATCCGGGATATCAAGGAACAGGAAATTTATTTCGGCACCATCCCGACGATGACCGAAAAGGGGACGTTCATCATCAACGGAACCGAGCGGGTTGTGGTCAGCCAGCTCCACCGGTCGTCCGGCGTATTTTTCGATCACGACAAGGGGAAAACCCATTCCAGCGGCAAGGTTATCTATTCTTCCAGAATTATTCCGGTTCGCGGGTCATGGATTGACATGGAAATTGATCCGAAAGACATTGTCTACATTCGGATAGACCGCCGTCGCAAATTTCCTGTAACACTGCTTTTCAAGGCGTTCGGATATAGCACCGAGGATCTTCTGTCGTATTTTTACGACACGGAAAAGATCGTGGTCCGGGGGGAGGAATTTTTCAAGGTGTTTCAGGGAAAATTCGTCAAGGGGCAGCGCGCCTCCCGTGATATCGTTCATCCTGAAAGCGAAGAGATCATCCTGAAAAAAGGCCGGATGTTCACCCGCCGGGCGATCCGGCAGATCGTGGCCGCCGGTATCAAAATGGTGCCGGTCGGTGCCGAGGATGTCATCGACAGCACATTTGCATATCCGATTTTTAACCCGGAAGACGATACCTGTATTGTCAAAGCCAATGACGTCGTCACCGAGGAGGTGCTGGCCGGATTTGTCGAAGCCGGGATTACGGAATTTGATATCCTCTACATTGACGGCGTGACCAGCAGTGACTGTATCCGGAAGACGCTGCTGCAGGACAAGGTGGAGAACAAGCAGGAGGCATTGCTTGAGATCTATCGCCGCCTGCGGCCCGGCAATCCGGCAACGACCGAGGTGGCCCAGGATTTTATCGACCACCTGTTTTTCAAGTCCGCCTATTATGACCTCTCCGGCGTGGGCCGGATGAAGATCAATCTCCGGCTCGGTGTCAACACACCGGTCAATGTCCGCACATTACGCACCGAAGACATACTGCTCACCACCAGAACCCTCGTTGTTCTGAGAGATACCCAGGGTGTCGTGGACGATATCGATCACCTGGGCAACCGGCGGGTCCGGGCTGTGGGCGAGCTGCTTGAAAACCAGTACAGAATCGGTCTGGTCCGCATGGAGCGTGCGATCAAGGAGCGCATGAGCCTCCAGGAGGTGGACGCCCTCATGCCGCACGATCTGGTCAACCCCAAGCCCGTGTCGGCTGTGGTGAAGGAGTTTTTCGGCACAAGCCAGCTCTCCCAGTTCATGGATCAGACCAACCCCCTGTCGGAAACGACCCACAAACGCCGCCTGAGCGCCCTCGGTCCGGGCGGTCTGACCCGTGAACGGGCGGGCTTTGAGGTGCGGGACGTTCATCCCTCCCACTACGGCAGAATCTGCCCCATTGAGACCCCCGAAGGGCCGAACATCGGCCTGATCGTTTCCCTGAGTACCTATGCACGGGTCAATGATTACGGGTTTATCGAAACGCCGTACCGGGTTGTGAAGGATGCTGCGGTTTCAAAAGATGTCCGGCTGCTCAGTGCATTTGAGGAAAAGGATCATCCCATTGCCCAGGCCAATGCGCCGATCAGTGACGAAGGCGAGTACCTCAATCCCAAGGTGACGTCGCGTGTGGCCGGAGAGTTTGAGATGGTTGACCGGGAGCGCATTGAGATGATGGACATTTCTCCCAATCAGCTGGTGAGTGTCTCCGCATCACTGATTCCGTTTCTGGAAAACGATGACGCAAACCGGGCACTGATGGGCTCCAACATGCAGCGCCAGGCGGTTCCGCTGATGCAGAGCCGGGCACCGCTTGTGGGGACCGGTATCGAAGGGGTGGTGGCAAAGGATTCCGGGGTTACGGTGGTGGCCAGGCGGGATGCCACCATACTCGATGTGGATGCGTCCCGTGTTTTGCTGAAGTATGATTTTTCGGACAGTCCGTCTGACCGGCTGGTGGTTCCCGTCAACCTGTCGAAATTCGTGCGCTCTAACCAGAATACCTGTTTCAACCAGCGGCCTATTGTCAAAAAAGGACAGCGGGTCCGGGCGGGTGACATTATCGCAGACGGTCCGGCAACCGAAAACGGGGAGCTGGCCTTGGGTAAAAACGTGACCGTGGCCTTTATGCCCTGGGGCGGATACAACTTCGAGGATTCGATTCTGGTCAGTGATCGGCTGGTCCGGGACGGTGTCTATACATCGGTTCATATTGAGGAATACGAGGTGGTCGCCCGTGATACCAAGCTGGGGAAAGAGGAGATTACGCGGGATATTCCCAACGTCGGCGACGATGCGCTGAAAGATCTGGATGACAGCGGTATTATCCGCCTGGGGGCTGAGGTCCGGTCCGGGGATATCCTGGTCGGAAAGGTGACACCCAAGGGCGAAACCCAGCTGTCGCCTGAGGAAAAGCTGCTGAGAGCCATATTCGGTGAGAAGGCCGGTGATGTCAAGGATACATCGCTCCGGGTGCCGCCCGGGGTTGAAGGCACTGTCATCGACGCAAAGGTGTTTTCCCGCCGGGGCATTGATAAGGATGACCGGACCCGGGGTATCGAGGATGAGGATATTGCGACCTTTGAAAAGGATAAGGACGATGAGCTGGCACATCTCGAAACGATTGTGCGGGATCGGATTGAAACGCTGCTGACCGGTCGCAAATGCGTGGCACCGCTCCGAAAGAGCAAGGTGGTCCTGATTCCCAGAAATACCGAAATTACCCCCGATATGATCGCCGCCATCTCTCCCCTCTCCCAGTTTGAAGGGATCGTGCTGGAAGCCGAAGAGATCACCGAGCAGGTCCACCAGGTGCTGGATCTCTACCGGGAGCAGAGCGACCGGTGCCGGGAGACATTTGAACAGCGGGTCAGCCGTTTTGAAAAGGGAGACGATCTGCCTCCGGGGGTGATCAAGATGGTCAAGGTCTATGTGGCCATGAAGCGGAAGCTGTCGGTCGGTGACAAGATGGCCGGTCGTCACGGAAACAAGGGGGTGGTCTCCCGGATTCTCCCGGTGGAGGATATGCCCTATTTCAGAAACGGCAAGCCGGTTGACATGGTTCTCAACCCTCTGGGCGTCCCTTCCCGGATGAACGTGGGGCAGATCCTGGAGATTCATCTGGGCCGTGCCGCAAAGGGGCTGGGGGATCAGATTGAACAGTTCATTGAGGAGAAGCGATACGCAGATCTCCGGGAAAAGCTGGAGCGCATATTCTCTCCTGCCGAGAGCCAGATCGGCGGCAATGCCGATTTCTCCGAAACCCTTGGGCGGATTGCGGAGATGGATGATGCTGAACTGATCCGTTACGCCGGCTATTACAAAGAAGGGGTGCATATGGCGACACCGGTTTTTGACGGGGCGAAGGAGGTCGAAATCAAAGCCCTGCTCGCCGAGGCCGGTCTTGACACGAGTGCCCAGACAACATTGTATGATGGCCGGACCGGTGAGGCCTTCAGAGAGAAGATTACGGTCGGAACCATGTACATGCTCAAGCTTCACCATCTGGTTGACGATAAAATTCACGCCCGCTCCATCGGTCCCTATTCCCTCGTGACGCAGCAGCCTCTGGGCGGCAAGGCCCAGTTCGGCGGACAGCGGCTGGGGGAGATGGAAGTCTGGGCCATGGAGGCCTACGGGGCTGCCCACGCCCTTCAGGAATTCCTGACCGTCAAGTCCGACGACATGGCAGGCCGGACCCGGATGTATGAAAAGATTGTCAAGGGACAGAATGTTCTGGAACCCGGTATTCCTGAATCCTTTAAGGTGCTGACAAAAGAATTGCAGGCCCTGGGATTGGATGTCACCCTCATGAAGCGTAAAAGACGCGAGGATACACAAGATTGA
- the rplL gene encoding 50S ribosomal protein L7/L12, whose product MADITKDDVVEFIANMTVLELSELVKEMEDKFGVSAAAPVAMMAGGAMPGADAGAAAAEQTEFDVVLTAAGDKKIQVIKEVRAITGLGLKEAKALVDDAPKPVKEGIAKDEAEKIKEQLEGAGAQVELK is encoded by the coding sequence ATGGCGGATATTACGAAAGACGATGTTGTAGAGTTTATTGCAAATATGACCGTTCTGGAGCTGTCTGAGCTGGTCAAGGAGATGGAAGATAAATTCGGCGTTTCTGCTGCCGCCCCCGTTGCCATGATGGCAGGCGGTGCCATGCCGGGTGCCGATGCGGGCGCTGCAGCCGCGGAACAGACCGAGTTCGACGTTGTCCTGACCGCTGCCGGGGACAAGAAGATCCAGGTTATCAAGGAAGTCCGTGCCATCACCGGTCTGGGCCTCAAAGAGGCCAAAGCCCTGGTGGATGACGCGCCCAAGCCCGTCAAAGAAGGCATCGCCAAGGACGAGGCTGAAAAGATCAAGGAACAGCTCGAAGGGGCCGGTGCCCAGGTAGAGTTAAAGTAA
- the rplJ gene encoding 50S ribosomal protein L10 yields the protein MKLDQKQHIVAELHEKFAQSKVVIVTDYKGLDVAALTDLRRKLQEADVEYKVVKNTLMTRAAQDTDVDVIRDSFKGPTAIALSYDDPVAPAKLLTDFAKENEKFEIKIGVMDGKPLDLDGIEALSSLPSREVLLGQVLSAMNGVPTGMVRVLNAIPQQFVNVLQAISDQKEAA from the coding sequence ATGAAATTAGATCAGAAACAGCATATTGTGGCGGAACTTCATGAGAAGTTCGCCCAGTCCAAAGTGGTTATTGTCACGGACTACAAGGGACTCGATGTTGCAGCGCTCACCGATCTGAGGCGAAAGCTTCAGGAGGCGGATGTGGAGTATAAGGTCGTCAAAAACACGCTGATGACGCGGGCGGCCCAGGATACGGACGTTGATGTTATCCGGGACAGCTTCAAGGGGCCGACGGCGATCGCACTCAGCTACGATGATCCGGTTGCGCCTGCAAAGCTGCTGACCGATTTTGCCAAGGAAAATGAGAAGTTTGAGATCAAAATCGGTGTGATGGACGGCAAGCCGCTGGATCTGGACGGGATCGAGGCATTGTCGTCTCTGCCGTCCCGCGAAGTGCTGCTGGGCCAGGTGCTTTCCGCCATGAACGGGGTGCCGACCGGTATGGTGAGAGTCCTCAATGCGATTCCCCAGCAGTTTGTGAATGTGCTTCAGGCGATCAGCGACCAGAAGGAAGCTGCGTAA